ATTCGCCCCTTAAAATTGTGCCGCAATTTAAAGCGAATAAGGCTGCCATGCTTAAGCACATTCAAGATTTGTATCGCGGGAGCCGTATTCGTGAAGCAACGTTGCAAAGTGTGGTGGATGAATACAGTGATTTCGCATCGGCCTATCGCGACGTTGAAAAGCTGAAAAGCACGCTTAGCGGGTCTTTTGATACCTTCTGGCAGTATTTTGAAGACAACTTAGAAGCCTTGTTAACCTGGCAAGTGCCGAATGTATTTACTATCGAGTATCACGGCAAAGCACTGGCGCACCACTCGTTGGGGCAACGGGCATCGGCGTTGATGCTGTTTGTGTTAAGTCAGCAAGAAAACGACGTGGTGATCATTGATCAGCCGGAAGATGATTTGGACAACCAAACTATCTATGACGATGTCATCAAGCTGATTAGAGAGCTTAAGCCTTCTACCCAGTTTATCTTCGCGACACACAACGCCAATATTCCGGTACTGGGTGATGCGGAACAGGTGATTGCCTGTGAGTATCAAGATGACCATATCGCGTTAGTTAACGGCAGCATCGACTGTGCTGACGTTCAGCAACGCATTGTAAGTATTATGGAAGGTGGTGCCGAAGCCTTCGAGAAACGTAAGCAGGTATATGAAGCATGGAAACCGAAGAACTCTTAGCGATTATTGCCAACGGTGAAGACTCAAGGCATCAGTTTAAGCAAAACATTACCCGAGCTGAGAGTCTGGTGCCCGAGTTAGCGGCATTCAGTAATTCTAAAGGCGGTTTATTGTTTATTGGAGTCACTGATGACGGAGGCATTCAAGGACTAACTATTGAGGATATGGGGCGAATTAATCAGTTGGTTTCTAATGCGGCAAAGGATGTAAAACCACCGATTTCCGTTACCACTGAAAATGTTGCTTTACCCAGTGGTATGGTGATGGTTGTTGATGTGCCTGAAGGCATAAGCAAGCCTTATATGGATGGCAACCTACATGTATGGGTAAAAAATAGCGCTAACAAATCCAAAGTCAGCGCGCGAGAAGAGCTACTGAGAATGTTTCAATCATCGGCGTTGGTCCATGCGGATGAGATATCTGTGAACGGTAGTTCTGTTACAGACATAGACCAAGAGTTTTTTGACGCATTTTTTGAAAGGGAATACGGCGAACGAGTTGAAGACCAAGACGTATCTCGTGTGCAACTGCTTGAAAACATGAATTTGGCAAAGAACGGGCGGCTTAACATCTGCGGCGCCTTGTTGTTTGCATCACGACCACAAATACGCTTACCGGTTTTTATTGTAAAAGCGGTGGCTTTTCCGGGTGTTGATATCGAAGACGAGCACTATATCGACAGCCAGGATATTAACGGCAAGCTATCGGATGTATTCCAAAAGGTTCTGGGTTTTGTGCTGGCTAACATTCGCCATGTGCAGAATGAACAAGGCTTCAACTCAGTAGGCGAGCCAGAAATTCCGCGAATCGTTCTTGAAGAGCTTATTGCCAATGCGCTTATTCATCGAGATTACTTTGTATCCGCTCCGATTAAGGTTTTGGTGTTTGCTGATCGAATTGAAATCGTCAGCCCCGGTCACTTGCCCAATAACTTAACGATAGAAAATATCAAAATGGGTAACTCGAATGTTAGGAACCCAATTTTGGCCTCGTTTGCTCCAAAAGTGTTGCCATATCGGGGCTTGGGGAGCGGCATAAAACGAGCGATAAAAGCGTATCCAGACATTGAGTTTGTTGACGACAGGGCTGGCAATGCGTTCAAGGCAATTATTAAGCGAGCACAATAAATAGCGAACTCGGTTGCTTGAGTTAGGTGCTTAATAAAAGTCTAACTTGCTTGATCGTTGCTTGACTGAGTGGTGATAAAGCTAACGAACTTAGT
This Vibrio navarrensis DNA region includes the following protein-coding sequences:
- a CDS encoding RNA-binding domain-containing protein, producing METEELLAIIANGEDSRHQFKQNITRAESLVPELAAFSNSKGGLLFIGVTDDGGIQGLTIEDMGRINQLVSNAAKDVKPPISVTTENVALPSGMVMVVDVPEGISKPYMDGNLHVWVKNSANKSKVSAREELLRMFQSSALVHADEISVNGSSVTDIDQEFFDAFFEREYGERVEDQDVSRVQLLENMNLAKNGRLNICGALLFASRPQIRLPVFIVKAVAFPGVDIEDEHYIDSQDINGKLSDVFQKVLGFVLANIRHVQNEQGFNSVGEPEIPRIVLEELIANALIHRDYFVSAPIKVLVFADRIEIVSPGHLPNNLTIENIKMGNSNVRNPILASFAPKVLPYRGLGSGIKRAIKAYPDIEFVDDRAGNAFKAIIKRAQ